In Parafrankia irregularis, one genomic interval encodes:
- a CDS encoding DUF58 domain-containing protein gives MTSAGIWVAALSVVLGAAGSALRYPGLVGLAAGFGMALVVAVLAVAGRDGLAVTLHSHASVTRDDLVTVTATAQNRRRRVRPGGRLDVPNGLAPIVLPVQRLRPGRMVTVSTRIVATRRGVWGLGPAVSVRRDPLGLLARTRLVGEQTTLVVRPRRYEIEPLAWSHHQRSDGSARSLPRPGLAEFETLREYVPGDDTRRVHWPSSARTGTLQVRTFVDPTTAAALVLLDTRRLAYTEGAAGDAAFEDAVEVAASVAHAYAGHRLPVRLRTTGGLAWPVGGSTGREEDLLDQLAALCVQEPRPGDAAGSSDPTGLADALRALRRGDAQKTSALLVVVTGVRAYEAPMVAGGHRTGPVILIRTGAARPDARLEPGDGGGDPVATISLDRAADLPDLWRRLDELTSGRMR, from the coding sequence ATGACATCGGCCGGGATCTGGGTGGCGGCGCTGTCCGTCGTGCTCGGGGCGGCAGGCTCCGCGCTGCGCTACCCGGGCCTGGTCGGACTGGCGGCGGGCTTCGGGATGGCACTCGTCGTGGCCGTGCTCGCCGTCGCCGGGCGCGACGGGCTGGCTGTCACGCTCCACAGTCACGCCTCCGTCACCCGCGACGACCTGGTGACGGTCACGGCCACGGCGCAGAACCGGCGTCGGCGTGTCCGCCCGGGTGGCCGGCTGGATGTACCGAACGGCCTCGCGCCGATCGTCCTGCCTGTCCAGCGGCTGCGACCTGGCCGGATGGTGACGGTGAGTACCCGGATAGTGGCGACGCGACGCGGGGTGTGGGGGCTGGGACCCGCGGTGTCTGTTCGCCGGGACCCGTTGGGGTTACTGGCCAGAACTCGCCTGGTCGGTGAGCAGACGACCCTCGTCGTTCGGCCGCGTCGGTACGAGATCGAGCCACTGGCCTGGTCACACCACCAGCGGTCCGACGGGAGCGCGCGCTCGCTTCCCCGGCCAGGACTGGCGGAGTTCGAGACGCTGCGCGAGTATGTGCCGGGCGACGACACCCGGCGGGTGCACTGGCCGTCGTCGGCACGTACCGGCACGCTGCAGGTCCGTACTTTTGTCGACCCCACGACGGCCGCGGCCTTGGTGCTCCTCGATACGCGGCGTCTCGCCTACACCGAGGGCGCGGCGGGGGACGCCGCGTTCGAGGACGCCGTCGAGGTCGCCGCGTCGGTCGCGCACGCGTACGCAGGCCACCGCCTGCCGGTACGGCTGCGTACGACGGGCGGACTGGCCTGGCCCGTCGGCGGCTCGACCGGGCGGGAGGAGGATCTGCTCGACCAGCTTGCCGCGTTGTGCGTGCAGGAGCCGCGCCCAGGAGACGCCGCCGGCTCGAGCGACCCGACCGGTCTGGCGGACGCGCTCAGGGCCCTGCGCCGCGGCGACGCCCAGAAGACCAGCGCGTTGCTCGTCGTCGTCACCGGCGTACGTGCCTACGAGGCCCCGATGGTGGCAGGCGGCCACCGGACCGGCCCGGTCATCCTGATCCGGACGGGCGCAGCCCGGCCAGACGCGCGCCTGGAGCCGGGCGATGGCGGCGGCGATCCGGTGGCGACGATCAGCCTGGACCGGGCGGCCGATCTCCCGGATCTGTGGCGCCGCCTCGACGAACTGACGTCGGGACGGATGCGGTGA